One genomic window of Desmospora activa DSM 45169 includes the following:
- a CDS encoding NADP-dependent oxidoreductase, translated as MNRRILLAERPKGMPNQHTFRLEEMAVPELKDGEVLIRTVYLSVDPYMRGRMNDGKSYIPPFPLSEVLTGGIVGQVVTSRADRFQSGDVVLGMLGWQDYSVARADELTLINPELAPPSTALGVLGMPGLTAYFGLMDIGSPKTGETVVVSGAAGAVGSVVGQIAKIQGCRVVGIAGSEEKCRYLTEELGFDAVIDYKAETWKEELKQACPDGIDIYFDNVGGEVSDAVISLINPFARIPLCGQIALYNLEKSDIGPRVQPALLVNRVLMKGFIVSDYSDRFQEGLAQLGQWVSQGKLRYRENMVEGLENAPDAFLGLFRGENIGKQLVKVSSLQQN; from the coding sequence ATCAATCGCCGTATTTTACTGGCTGAAAGGCCGAAAGGGATGCCGAATCAACACACCTTTCGGTTGGAAGAAATGGCTGTACCGGAACTGAAAGATGGGGAAGTGCTTATCCGTACGGTTTATCTATCCGTCGATCCCTATATGCGGGGGCGGATGAATGATGGAAAGTCATATATTCCGCCATTTCCCTTAAGTGAGGTTTTGACGGGAGGAATCGTAGGCCAAGTGGTAACCTCCCGTGCTGATCGCTTCCAGTCGGGAGATGTGGTGCTGGGAATGTTGGGGTGGCAGGATTACTCTGTGGCCCGGGCCGACGAGTTAACCCTGATCAATCCGGAGCTGGCGCCCCCCTCCACCGCTCTCGGTGTATTGGGAATGCCGGGGTTGACGGCATATTTTGGTTTGATGGATATCGGTTCCCCAAAAACGGGAGAAACCGTGGTGGTATCCGGCGCTGCCGGCGCCGTCGGATCGGTTGTCGGTCAAATCGCCAAAATCCAAGGATGTCGTGTGGTAGGCATCGCTGGTTCAGAGGAGAAATGCCGTTATCTAACCGAAGAGCTCGGCTTTGACGCTGTGATCGACTACAAAGCGGAAACTTGGAAAGAAGAATTAAAACAAGCTTGCCCCGACGGTATCGATATCTACTTTGACAATGTAGGCGGTGAAGTGTCCGATGCGGTGATCAGCCTGATCAATCCGTTTGCCCGTATACCCTTGTGCGGCCAAATTGCGCTGTACAACTTGGAAAAATCGGATATCGGTCCCCGAGTGCAACCGGCTCTGCTGGTAAACCGGGTTTTGATGAAGGGTTTTATCGTCAGTGACTACAGCGATCGCTTTCAGGAGGGGTTGGCACAGCTAGGGCAGTGGGTCTCCCAAGGCAAACTCCGCTACCGCGAAAATATGGTGGAAGGGCTGGAAAATGCCCCTGATGCTTTTCTCGGCCTTTTCCGGGGGGAAAACATTGGGAAACAGTTGGTAAAAGTGTCGTCATTACAACAAAATTGA
- the chrA gene encoding chromate efflux transporter, with amino-acid sequence MAATQEQAGSVWEVLRVATRLGLTSFGGPIAHLGYFREEYVNRRKWLDEKTYADLVALCQFLPGPASSQVGIAIGLLRAGLPGAIASWVGFTLPSVLALVLFAYAVPAGNMETSGWLKGLMIVAVAVVAQAVWGMAKTLAPDRIRKTMVLLAAIAALSFPVAGVQVGIIVMAGLLGWWLLPRVAPPDTLSLSVGLGRRAALLCWGLFFGLLLLLPLLAQGGGLWLPLIDGFYRAGSLVFGGGHVVLPLLQAVVVPAGWMDAPTFLAGYGAAQAVPGPLFTFAAYLGMMTAGWGGAVVAILAIFLPSFLLVIGVLPFWDAIRRRPAFQAAFAGINAAVVGILLAALFDPIFIKAIVSPLDFCLALLAFGLLMIWKLPPWLVVLVAAVGGWIIG; translated from the coding sequence TTGGCAGCAACACAGGAACAAGCTGGTTCGGTATGGGAAGTGTTGCGCGTGGCGACGCGGTTGGGACTTACTTCTTTTGGCGGCCCGATCGCCCACCTGGGATATTTTCGCGAGGAGTATGTCAACCGGCGCAAGTGGTTGGATGAGAAAACCTACGCTGATCTGGTGGCGTTGTGTCAATTTTTGCCCGGTCCCGCCAGCAGTCAGGTAGGGATCGCCATCGGCCTGTTGCGGGCGGGTCTGCCGGGGGCGATCGCTTCATGGGTTGGTTTTACCCTGCCGTCAGTGTTGGCGTTGGTGTTGTTTGCCTATGCGGTGCCGGCGGGGAATATGGAAACCTCCGGTTGGCTCAAAGGGTTGATGATCGTAGCTGTGGCAGTGGTGGCACAAGCGGTGTGGGGGATGGCCAAAACATTAGCGCCTGATCGCATCCGCAAAACGATGGTGCTGTTGGCGGCAATCGCGGCGCTCTCTTTTCCTGTGGCTGGGGTACAGGTGGGGATTATCGTGATGGCTGGTCTATTGGGATGGTGGTTATTGCCGCGAGTAGCACCTCCGGATACGCTTTCGCTGTCGGTGGGGTTGGGACGACGGGCGGCCCTCCTTTGTTGGGGATTGTTTTTTGGTTTGTTGCTGTTGTTGCCCTTATTAGCGCAGGGGGGTGGTTTGTGGCTCCCCTTGATCGATGGCTTTTACCGGGCGGGATCATTGGTCTTTGGCGGGGGACATGTGGTGCTGCCGTTGTTGCAGGCGGTAGTTGTTCCAGCGGGTTGGATGGATGCCCCGACCTTTTTGGCCGGTTATGGAGCCGCTCAAGCCGTCCCCGGTCCATTGTTTACTTTTGCCGCCTATCTGGGGATGATGACGGCCGGGTGGGGTGGTGCTGTGGTTGCGATACTGGCCATTTTTTTGCCATCCTTTCTGCTGGTGATCGGTGTTCTTCCCTTTTGGGATGCGATTCGTCGCCGTCCGGCGTTTCAAGCCGCTTTTGCCGGAATTAACGCTGCTGTTGTTGGCATTTTGCTGGCGGCCCTGTTTGATCCAATCTTTATCAAGGCGATCGTTTCTCCGCTGGATTTCTGTTTAGCATTACTCGCCTTCGGTCTGTTGATGATATGGAAATTGCCGCCCTGGCTGGTGGTGTTGGTTGCCGCTGTTGGCGGATGGATAATCGGTTGA